The sequence CTCTTGAAGTCGTCGAGGACGAGCTCGGAGATGTGCATGGGGCTGTGCCCCGCTCAGGCGACGATGATGTCGTTCCCGTCCGAGTCGTCGTCCTCAGTCTCGGCCTCGGCCTCAGCCTCGGCCTCGGCGTCGACCTCGGTGTCGGCCTCAGCCTCCGCCGAGGCAGGGTCGGCCTCGGGGTCGGAGTCGGACGCGTGTTCGACTTCGGCGTGGTCCGGCTCGACCGACTCACGGCGATCGGGGGTTCGCGTATTGTCGACGCCGTCGTCGGCTTCGAGCTGTCGGAGCCGTTCACGCGTTTCGACGAGTTCCTCGGTGAGGCCGTCGACGGCGGCCTGCAGTTCCGCGACCTGTGATTCGAGCTCCTCCACCCTGTTGCTCATGCCCGTATGAGACAGGCCCGGACGTATAAAGCTACGTCAGACATGCACCACTTTGCGTAGGGATCCGCTCCCGAACCGCGTGGGAACCGCCGGGCCTTAGTGTCGCGACGGCACAGGATGGGGTATGCGCCACGTCGGACTCAAAGCGCGGATGGCAATCGCCGGATCGATGCTGTTCGCGTTCTACGCCGTTGCGGCGGTCGTCGTGATGGGCGTCTTCGACTGGCCGCTCGGACTCGTACTGCTGGGGAGCGTCGCCTTCGTCGGCGTCCAGTACAAGATCGGAAAGTGGATGGCGCTCCGAAGCGTCGGCGCCGAAGACCTCCCCGAGGACCAGTACTCGGACATCCACCGCCGCGTCGAGTCGCTCTCCCGCGACATGGGCATCGACAAACCTCGTCTCATGATCGCCCGGATGGGCGTGCCGAACGCGTTCGCCGTCGGTCGGAAGGGCGCGGGAACCGTCGTCGTGAGTGAGGAACTCCTGCGGGTGCTGGAACCCGACGAAGTCGAGGGCGTCCTCGCACACGAACTCGCCCACATCCGCAATCGGGACGTGGTGATGATGGTGCTCGGCCAGGGCGTGGCCTCCATCGTCGCCATCGTCGCACAGTGGGTCGTCCTGCTGACGGGCGACAACGACCTCGCCGACCTCTTCTTGGCTATCGTCGTCGGCCAGATCACCCAGATGCTGGTGATGGTGTTCGTCTTCGCCATCTCCCGCTACCGGGAGTACGTCGCCGACAGTGACGCCGCCGAAGAGATCGGGAGCGGTGAACCGCTGGCGCGCGCGCTGGAAAAGATCAGTCGAAGCGCCGAACGAAGCCAGGACACCGAGATCGATTCGCAGGTGAACGCGCTGTGTATCTTCGGCGACGGGGGCGGCCTCGCTCGCCTGTTCGCCACGCATCCGCCGATGGAGAAACGCATCGAGCGCCTGCGAGGCTAGGATGGCAGACCCCCGGATCGTCGCGGCCGCCGTTCTCGGCGTCCTGATCGGTGCGCTCTGTATCCTCGCCCCGGAGGCCGTGGCCAGAACGCAGACGATCGGTCGCGGGCCACCGGGTCGGGGCGGCGACTACGGTGCCGACCGTGACCTGCCGGCGCGCTGGCGACGCGTGATCCAGGCGCTCGGCGTCGGATGTCTGCTCGCCGGACTCTACTTCGCCACGGTTGCGCTCGGCTGACCGCTCACGACGGATCGTGTCGGATCCGGTCGTGGACCGATCGCAACATCTCGACGGTCTCCTCGTCGTGGGCCCCCTCGTGGAGGTGGAAATGGCCCGTCGCGCCGAACTGGTCGAGGTGACCGCCGAGGACGTGGAGAAACTGACAGACTTCTTTCGCCGACGCGTACTGCAGGAGAACCGTCACGGACTGGAAACAGAGGTGGGGCTCTTCCTCCTCGTGGGCGTCGAGTACCTCGGTCAGTGTAACGCCGATATCGGTGAGGTTGCCGGGGGAGGCCACCGTCTCGACGCGCACGTCAGCGTCGGGGTGTGCCACCGCCCGGAGACGCTCACCGGGATCACCGTTGAGCCACGACGCGGCGTCGACGAGAACGACCGTCACCCGGTCGGGATCGGTGTCGGCCGCGGCCCGCCACTGATCCAACCAGCGAACGGGCGACCCCGCAAAGGCGACGACGATGAGCGCCGACGCGTCCGACGCCGGCGCGGCGTGGACGCACTGCTGGGCGTGAATCGCCGTCTCGCCGTCGGTCAGGTGGAGGGTTCTCACCGGGAGGGCCGTCGCCATCTGCCCATCACCTCACACGACCGATGCCATATTCCATGGGATTGTGTACCTCACTGGAGGGACGTGATCGAAGGCTTTGAAGATGCGGTCCCTATTCTCAGGCCTGATACTGCCGGGCGTGCGTCGATACGGTCACCCCGAGAGCGACGCTCGTGACACGGGGACGATCGTAGTACGGCGCGGCGAACAGCCGTCGCTCAGGGACGTGATTTCGGTAAAAAGTGAGTGTAGTTTACGAGTAAATGCCGTCGCCTTAGAGGCGAACGACGTTCGTCGCGCGGGGACCCTTGGGGGAGTCCTCGATCTCGAATTCAAGTTCCTGTCCTTCCTCGAGGTCCGGGCCGCCCACGTCTTCCATGTGGAAGAAAACGTCGTCGTCCGCGTCCTCAGTCTCGATAAAGCCGTAACCGCCAGTGTCGTTGAAGAAATCAACCGTACCAGTTGCCATTGCGAATAGATCAAGGTCCCAGTGAGGGATAAGGCTTCCGTGAGTCTCCGACCCACGGGAGCGCGAGGCAAAGAGTACCAGTTCGGACACTTACGGATTAGTGTAAGTCATTACCGGTGAGTCGTCAAGACGGTTCGGCGACTCACCGGAAAACAGTTACACTAATCCGTAACTAACGGGGAACCCGACGATGGCCGACCGAGCGCTCGAATCGACGACGCTGGTGCACCGACTCACGCTGATCACCCTCTCGCGGCTCGACCGGGCGGACGAGACGCCGTCCCACGCGGGAGACATCACCCGCGCGTGTGACGACCACCTCGACGCCGTCGGCGCCGACGTGGTGGGCGGCGTCTCCGAGGCCGACGTCTCGCGGGCACTCAACGAACTCGACGCCGACGGCCTCGTCGCAGGCGACGCCGCGAGCGGCTCGCCCGTCGGCAAGGGCCGACCCACGTACGAACCACAGTTCGACGCCGCGGCGCTGCGCGACGCGTTCGGAGACGACGACCGCCTCGAAGGGGTGCTCGACCGGCTCGATCGGTAACCGACGGTCACCAGCCGCCCGCGAGCGCCTCGCCTCCCGCGAAGCCGCCGTCGTATGCGCGGTCGATGCCGAGGAGTCGGTTGTACTTCGCGAGACGTTCCGAGCGGGCGAGCGACCCGATTTTGATCTGTCCGGCGTCGAGACCGACCGCAAGGTCGGCGATGGTGGCGTCACAGGTCTCCCCGGAACGAGCGGAGACCACCGGCGACCACCCGGCTGCCTGCGCGCGTTCGAGCACGCGCCGCGCTCGCGTCATCGTCCCCGCCTGGTTCGGCTTGATGAGGGCGGCGTTGGCCGCGCTGGCGTCGATAGCCCGCCCCAGACGGTCCGGGTTCGTCGCCAGCAGGTCGTCACCGAGGAGTTGCACGCGGTCACCGACGCGGTCGGCCAGCCGCGTCCACCCCGTCCAGTCGTCCTCGGCGAGGGGATCCTCGACGGAGACGACGGGGTAGTCATCGACCCATCGGGCCACGCGGTCGACCATCGCCTCGCGGTCGAGCGTCTCGCCGCCGAGCGTGTATCGGTCACGTGCCGGGTCGTAGAAGTGGGTCGCCGCCACGTCGACGGCGAAGGCCACGTCGTCGGGCGCGGGCTCGAAGCCGGCGTCGCGGACGGCGCCAGCAAGCAGGTCGAAGGCCGCCGCTGCGTCGGGCACGGCGGGGATGAACCCGCCCTCGTCGGCGACCGGCGGTGGATGCTCGCCGTCGGCGATGCGGTCGGCGGCCGCGCGCCGCACCGCCCACACCGTCTCCAGCGCCTCGGGGTACGTCTCCGCGCCCGCGGGGACGACGAGGAAGTCCTGAATCGACGGGCCGGCGGCGGCGTGAAGGCCGCCGCTCAAGATGTTGACCATGGGGAGCGGCATCGCTCCCGGCCCCGATTCGGGCGCCAGCGATTCGTAGAGTGGCCGGTCGGCGGCGTCGGCCGCGGCGTGGGCGACGGCGCCCGAGACGCCGAGGACGGCGTTGGCGCCGAGACGCGACAGGTCGTCGGTACCGTCGTGATCGACGAGCGCCTCGTCGATGCCCGCCTGATCCGTCACCGGTCGCCCCGTGACGACCGGCGCGAGTTCCTCCGTCACCGCCGCGACCGCCTCGCGCACCCCACGGCCGCCGTATCGGTCGCCGCCGTCCCGGCGCTCGACCGCCTCGTGAGCGCCCGTGCTCGCGCCCGCAGGGACGGTGAACCGACCGTTCCCGTCGCCGGTGTCGACCCGGACGCGAACCGTCGGGTCGCCCCGCGAGTCGAGCACTTCCCACGCCTCGACCGACACGATCCGGGTCATAGCGTCGCCGCCTCCTCGCGGGTCAGCGCCGCGAACTCGGCGAGCGTCGCCGCGTCGCCCCGGAGCGTTCGCTTGGCGACGCGGCGAAGCGCGTCGGCCGTCGCCGCGTCGACGTATTCGACGGGGGATTTGCCGTCGGCGCGCGCGAGCATCAACACCGCGAGTTCGCCGACCGTTTCGGCCTCGATATCCCAGTCCACCGCGCGGTCGTAGGCGTCCCAGAACCGGTCGGCGGCGTCGGCGTAGGCCGCGTGTTGCTCCTGATTGTGCATCGACTTGATGTAGAGGTGGTTGCACATGAACGCGGTGTCGAAGGCGGGGTCGCCCCAGTGGGCCACCTCGAAATCCAGGATCCAGGGGACGGTCCCGTCCGAGCGGTCGACGAGGACGTTCTTCGGGCTGTAGTCGCCGTGGACGAGGGTTCGGGAGACGTCCATGATCCGGTCGATTTCGGCGTGGATGGCGTCGGCCACGTCGGGGTTGCGCTCGGCCGTCGCGCGGTGGTACGGATCGATGCGCAACTGATCGAACGGGCGTTTGCTGGCGAACGCCTCCCGGACATCGGGGTCGTCGGCCGCGGCGTCGTGGACCGCGCCCAGGGCCTCGCCCACTGCCTCGGCGACGGCGGCGTCGACGCGCCCGTCGAGCAGCTCCCGTTTCCACATCGTGGCCCCCTCGGGCGCGCATTCGATGGCGACGACGTGGTCGTCCGTCTCGCTGACCACGCGCGGCACGCGGACGTTCACGGCCGCACCGGTGAGGACCGCGTCGTAGGTGCGGATCGCCGCCGCCTCGTTGTGGACGCGGTCGACGTCGGCCGGCCAGTCGTCCTCGACGTCCAGGTTCGGCAGCGGACGCTTGACGACCACGCAGTCGTCGTCCCAGGTGACCTGATAG comes from Haloplanus sp. XH21 and encodes:
- a CDS encoding DUF7518 family protein, with product MSNRVEELESQVAELQAAVDGLTEELVETRERLRQLEADDGVDNTRTPDRRESVEPDHAEVEHASDSDPEADPASAEAEADTEVDAEAEAEAEAETEDDDSDGNDIIVA
- a CDS encoding cold-shock protein, with translation MATGTVDFFNDTGGYGFIETEDADDDVFFHMEDVGGPDLEEGQELEFEIEDSPKGPRATNVVRL
- a CDS encoding phosphotransferase family protein; amino-acid sequence: MPDEAPEFTPADAVAHLQRHGVVPQGASPTARSLGGGVSNHVYQVTWDDDCVVVKRPLPNLDVEDDWPADVDRVHNEAAAIRTYDAVLTGAAVNVRVPRVVSETDDHVVAIECAPEGATMWKRELLDGRVDAAVAEAVGEALGAVHDAAADDPDVREAFASKRPFDQLRIDPYHRATAERNPDVADAIHAEIDRIMDVSRTLVHGDYSPKNVLVDRSDGTVPWILDFEVAHWGDPAFDTAFMCNHLYIKSMHNQEQHAAYADAADRFWDAYDRAVDWDIEAETVGELAVLMLARADGKSPVEYVDAATADALRRVAKRTLRGDAATLAEFAALTREEAATL
- a CDS encoding M48 family metallopeptidase; translated protein: MRHVGLKARMAIAGSMLFAFYAVAAVVVMGVFDWPLGLVLLGSVAFVGVQYKIGKWMALRSVGAEDLPEDQYSDIHRRVESLSRDMGIDKPRLMIARMGVPNAFAVGRKGAGTVVVSEELLRVLEPDEVEGVLAHELAHIRNRDVVMMVLGQGVASIVAIVAQWVVLLTGDNDLADLFLAIVVGQITQMLVMVFVFAISRYREYVADSDAAEEIGSGEPLARALEKISRSAERSQDTEIDSQVNALCIFGDGGGLARLFATHPPMEKRIERLRG
- the eno gene encoding phosphopyruvate hydratase — translated: MTRIVSVEAWEVLDSRGDPTVRVRVDTGDGNGRFTVPAGASTGAHEAVERRDGGDRYGGRGVREAVAAVTEELAPVVTGRPVTDQAGIDEALVDHDGTDDLSRLGANAVLGVSGAVAHAAADAADRPLYESLAPESGPGAMPLPMVNILSGGLHAAAGPSIQDFLVVPAGAETYPEALETVWAVRRAAADRIADGEHPPPVADEGGFIPAVPDAAAAFDLLAGAVRDAGFEPAPDDVAFAVDVAATHFYDPARDRYTLGGETLDREAMVDRVARWVDDYPVVSVEDPLAEDDWTGWTRLADRVGDRVQLLGDDLLATNPDRLGRAIDASAANAALIKPNQAGTMTRARRVLERAQAAGWSPVVSARSGETCDATIADLAVGLDAGQIKIGSLARSERLAKYNRLLGIDRAYDGGFAGGEALAGGW
- a CDS encoding DUF7504 family protein, whose protein sequence is MATALPVRTLHLTDGETAIHAQQCVHAAPASDASALIVVAFAGSPVRWLDQWRAAADTDPDRVTVVLVDAASWLNGDPGERLRAVAHPDADVRVETVASPGNLTDIGVTLTEVLDAHEEEEPHLCFQSVTVLLQYASAKEVCQFLHVLGGHLDQFGATGHFHLHEGAHDEETVEMLRSVHDRIRHDPS